A window of the Nisaea acidiphila genome harbors these coding sequences:
- a CDS encoding alpha/beta hydrolase, whose protein sequence is MALFKSYDRAGLDREYDNRKKVANSAEISAAWEAKGAEVRGQFSSDLDIPYGTHPRQRVDIFPAAKRDAPVLIFIHGGYWHMRDKSIAHFLVPTFIAADIHFVSVGYRLCPEVSVSDIADDIRAAIGWVSEKAGSFGGNPARLYLAGHSAGGHLAAFMGGPAGMAPGVLKGVCSVSGLHDLEPIRLSYLNDVLSLTEGEAKALSPVARVREAEGAGLRLPPHLLTVGAKEGPEYLRQRDALAGALREKRQPVELVDLPDRDHFTALEAFGDPHHPLCQSMLRLILAPSF, encoded by the coding sequence ATGGCGCTTTTCAAATCCTATGATCGCGCGGGGCTCGATCGGGAATATGACAACCGGAAAAAGGTCGCCAACAGCGCGGAGATCTCGGCCGCCTGGGAGGCGAAGGGCGCCGAGGTGCGCGGGCAGTTCTCCTCCGACCTGGACATTCCCTACGGAACGCACCCCCGCCAGCGTGTCGACATCTTCCCGGCCGCCAAGCGCGATGCGCCGGTTCTGATCTTCATTCATGGCGGTTACTGGCATATGCGCGACAAGAGCATTGCGCATTTCCTGGTTCCGACCTTCATCGCTGCGGATATCCATTTCGTCTCCGTAGGCTACCGGCTGTGCCCGGAGGTTTCGGTTTCGGACATTGCCGACGATATCCGTGCAGCGATCGGATGGGTGTCCGAGAAGGCCGGAAGCTTCGGCGGCAATCCCGCGAGGCTTTACCTCGCCGGGCATTCGGCGGGCGGTCATCTTGCCGCCTTTATGGGAGGCCCGGCGGGCATGGCTCCAGGGGTTCTGAAAGGTGTCTGTTCCGTGAGCGGGCTGCACGATCTGGAGCCGATCCGGCTCAGCTACCTGAACGACGTTCTTTCGCTGACGGAGGGTGAGGCAAAAGCCCTGTCCCCGGTCGCCCGGGTCCGGGAAGCGGAAGGCGCGGGCCTCCGGCTGCCGCCGCATTTGCTCACCGTCGGCGCGAAAGAGGGGCCGGAATATCTGCGTCAGCGCGATGCGCTTGCCGGCGCCCTGAGGGAAAAGCGACAGCCTGTCGAGCTGGTTGATTTGCCGGATCGCGATCATTTTACCGCGCTTGAGGCGTTCGGCGACCCGCACCATCCGCTTTGCCAGAGCATGCTCCGGCTGATCCTCGCGCCGTCCTTCTGA
- a CDS encoding DUF427 domain-containing protein — protein MFDQVLVARIGDTEIARAAERETLTIEGSVYFPPETVNFELLRESEMRTRCPWRGEALYYDVLDQDRIVTNAAWSYPRPTKKAARIRNFVSFWKEVIVSPL, from the coding sequence ATGTTCGATCAGGTTCTGGTGGCGCGGATCGGCGATACGGAGATCGCCCGGGCAGCGGAGCGGGAAACGCTGACAATCGAGGGAAGCGTCTATTTTCCGCCGGAAACCGTCAATTTCGAGCTGTTGCGGGAGAGCGAAATGCGGACCCGTTGTCCCTGGCGCGGCGAGGCGCTCTATTATGACGTTTTGGATCAGGACCGTATTGTCACGAATGCCGCGTGGTCCTATCCGAGGCCGACCAAGAAAGCGGCAAGGATCCGGAACTTCGTCAGTTTCTGGAAAGAGGTTATTGTCTCACCACTTTAA
- a CDS encoding response regulator transcription factor yields MVNGKKVLLVEDDEALRVTLSEQLELHEEFAVHAVENGAEALETVKSAHFDLILLDVGLPDMDGRDVCRLIRRNGVKSPIVMLTAQDGDADTILGLDAGANDYVTKPFKIAVLLARMRAHLRQHEQSDDAVFTIGPYSFRPSAKLLIDEAKNKKVRLTEKETAILKYLYRTGGRMVKRETLLNEVWGYNAGVTTHTLETHVYRLRQKIETDPSNAQILVTDPGGYRLVP; encoded by the coding sequence ATGGTGAACGGAAAAAAGGTCCTGTTGGTCGAGGATGACGAAGCCCTTCGGGTCACGTTGAGCGAGCAACTGGAACTGCATGAGGAATTTGCGGTGCACGCGGTGGAAAACGGCGCCGAGGCGCTGGAAACCGTCAAATCCGCCCATTTCGATCTCATTTTGCTCGATGTCGGCCTGCCGGACATGGACGGGCGCGATGTCTGCCGCTTGATCCGGCGCAACGGCGTGAAATCTCCGATCGTCATGCTGACCGCCCAGGACGGCGATGCCGATACGATCCTCGGGCTCGATGCCGGGGCGAATGACTATGTCACCAAGCCATTCAAGATCGCAGTGCTTCTGGCCCGCATGCGCGCCCATCTGCGCCAGCACGAGCAGAGCGACGATGCGGTCTTCACCATCGGTCCCTACAGCTTCCGTCCGAGCGCTAAACTGCTGATAGACGAAGCGAAGAACAAGAAGGTGCGCCTGACGGAAAAGGAAACCGCGATCCTTAAATATCTCTACCGGACGGGCGGACGCATGGTGAAGCGCGAGACCCTTCTGAACGAGGTCTGGGGCTACAATGCCGGTGTCACCACGCACACGCTTGAAACCCATGTTTACCGGCTACGGCAGAAGATCGAGACGGATCCGTCAAATGCGCAGATTCTGGTGACCGATCCCGGCGGTTACCGTCTTGTTCCCTAA
- a CDS encoding MBL fold metallo-hydrolase, with amino-acid sequence MSPGAEFYVRIWGARGSLACPGPDFVRYGGNTACLEVRCGERLFILDAGTGLRNLGIALDKAGPVDADLLFTHSHLDHIGGLPFFTSAFKKGNVFRVWAGHLSGDQDMRDVIARLMSSPLFPVPLEVFQSELAFNNFAPGDTLEFGPGISVRTAMLNHPQGAIGYRFDFGGKSICYITDTEHRPGELDRNILELVQDADVMIYDACYTDEEFPKYVGWGHSTWQEGIRLADAAGVRQLVLFHHDPSHTDEIMDEIVRRADERRPGTIAAHEGLTITP; translated from the coding sequence TTGTCGCCGGGAGCGGAATTTTACGTCCGGATCTGGGGTGCCCGCGGGAGCCTTGCCTGCCCGGGACCGGATTTTGTGCGCTACGGCGGCAACACAGCTTGTCTTGAGGTCCGCTGCGGCGAGCGTCTCTTCATCCTCGATGCCGGCACGGGCCTGCGCAATCTCGGCATTGCGCTCGACAAGGCGGGCCCGGTGGACGCGGACCTGCTCTTTACCCATTCTCATCTCGATCACATCGGCGGCCTCCCGTTCTTCACCTCCGCTTTCAAGAAGGGGAACGTGTTCCGGGTCTGGGCGGGACATCTTTCCGGCGACCAGGATATGCGCGACGTGATCGCCCGGTTGATGTCTTCTCCGCTCTTCCCCGTGCCGCTCGAGGTGTTCCAGTCGGAACTTGCCTTCAACAATTTCGCACCCGGCGACACGCTTGAGTTCGGGCCGGGGATTTCGGTGCGCACGGCCATGCTGAACCATCCGCAAGGCGCCATCGGGTATCGCTTCGATTTCGGCGGCAAGTCGATCTGCTACATCACCGACACGGAGCATCGCCCGGGCGAGCTGGACCGGAATATCCTCGAACTGGTCCAAGATGCGGACGTGATGATCTACGACGCCTGCTACACGGATGAGGAATTTCCGAAATATGTCGGCTGGGGGCACTCGACCTGGCAGGAGGGAATTCGTCTCGCGGACGCGGCAGGCGTCCGGCAGCTGGTCCTCTTTCACCACGATCCGAGTCACACGGACGAGATCATGGACGAGATCGTGCGCCGCGCGGACGAGCGCCGTCCCGGGACCATTGCGGCCCATGAAGGTCTGACGATCACACCTTGA
- a CDS encoding class I SAM-dependent methyltransferase: MGYFMPYRYAAEVPNSGSRYEWVEERFRGGALPHMMATLTEIESYREALLAIGSSPPPEPRWAQDWFPALDAAAAYVFVRTRRPARILEIGSGHSTRFLARAVRDGGLATEITCIDPAPRADLSGTGVRFLNQTIQQTAMADLPELGPGDILFLDSSHLVLPGSDVDLVLNHLLPTLPAGLLVHIHDIVLPDPYPEAWAWRTYNEQQLVAALLSGGGFEALFSSHFARSRLLGKADCPDLGWLPLPDGALETSLWLEKR; this comes from the coding sequence ATGGGTTACTTCATGCCCTACCGCTATGCCGCGGAAGTTCCGAATAGCGGTAGTCGGTATGAGTGGGTCGAAGAGCGCTTCAGAGGCGGGGCGCTACCGCACATGATGGCGACGCTGACGGAAATCGAGAGCTACCGGGAGGCGCTCCTCGCGATTGGAAGTTCGCCGCCGCCGGAGCCGCGCTGGGCGCAGGACTGGTTCCCCGCCCTCGACGCGGCGGCGGCCTATGTGTTCGTGCGTACGCGGCGGCCGGCGCGGATCCTTGAGATCGGGTCCGGACACAGCACGCGGTTTCTTGCCCGGGCTGTCCGGGACGGCGGCCTCGCGACGGAGATCACTTGCATCGATCCGGCGCCACGGGCGGATCTCTCCGGCACCGGCGTCCGGTTCCTGAATCAGACCATCCAGCAGACCGCGATGGCGGATCTGCCGGAACTCGGCCCCGGTGACATCCTGTTCCTGGATTCAAGCCACCTGGTGCTGCCGGGCTCGGATGTCGATCTTGTGCTCAATCATCTCCTGCCCACGCTTCCGGCGGGGCTGCTGGTGCATATTCACGACATAGTGTTGCCCGATCCCTATCCCGAAGCCTGGGCCTGGCGCACATATAACGAACAGCAGTTGGTTGCCGCTTTGCTTTCGGGAGGTGGTTTCGAGGCGCTCTTCTCGAGCCACTTCGCGCGCTCGCGGCTGCTCGGCAAGGCGGATTGTCCGGATCTCGGGTGGCTCCCGCTGCCGGATGGCGCGCTGGAGACCTCGCTCTGGCTCGAGAAACGCTAG
- a CDS encoding adenylate/guanylate cyclase domain-containing protein, translating to MAETTRQQVQDKAQDRLPGRVEAAIREQEAQNEVLIGWVQLTVVSIWAILYGLSPKTFAETARFEPIPWVLSAYFGFTVLRLVLSYRRLLPPWFLALSVIGDIALLMITIWSFHLQYEQPASFYLKAPTVLYVFIFIALRSFRLEVGYVLLAGIGAALGWLALVAYAMIVDPSDPMVTRDYVHYLTSNSVLIGAEFDKVLSILMVTAILAVAIHRGRRLLVRAVAEGMAARELSRFFAPEVARKITGAEAELAAGSGDHRDATILYIDIRGFTALSARLEPQQILRILADYQALVGPVLRRHRGSIDKFLGDGVLATFGAAVPDADHAANALRAMRDMLKATRDWTPDSALLAPGELRICMAAASGQVVFGAVGDAERLEYTVIGDAVNRAAKLEKHTKRLGVRAVCDHATRALAGTAPDLPVLVTSGEHAVEGIDGGVEIFEVREA from the coding sequence ATGGCGGAGACGACGCGACAGCAGGTTCAGGATAAGGCTCAAGACCGTCTGCCCGGCAGGGTGGAGGCCGCGATCCGCGAGCAGGAGGCTCAGAACGAGGTCCTGATCGGCTGGGTCCAGCTGACCGTGGTCTCGATCTGGGCCATCCTTTATGGGCTTTCGCCGAAAACCTTCGCTGAGACCGCGCGTTTCGAGCCCATCCCGTGGGTACTCAGCGCATATTTCGGCTTCACTGTTCTGCGGCTCGTGCTGTCCTATCGCCGGTTGCTGCCGCCTTGGTTCCTCGCACTCTCGGTGATCGGCGACATCGCTCTGCTGATGATCACGATCTGGAGCTTTCACCTGCAATACGAGCAGCCGGCCTCTTTCTATCTGAAAGCGCCGACGGTGCTTTATGTTTTCATCTTCATCGCTCTGCGCTCCTTCCGGCTGGAGGTCGGCTATGTGCTGCTCGCCGGGATCGGCGCGGCTCTCGGCTGGCTGGCGCTGGTCGCTTACGCCATGATCGTCGATCCGTCGGATCCGATGGTCACGCGCGACTATGTGCACTACCTGACTTCCAATTCGGTCCTGATCGGCGCCGAGTTCGACAAGGTGCTCTCGATCCTGATGGTGACGGCGATCCTCGCGGTGGCGATCCATCGCGGCCGGCGCCTTCTGGTGCGGGCCGTGGCGGAAGGCATGGCGGCGCGCGAGCTCTCGCGCTTCTTCGCGCCGGAAGTTGCGCGCAAGATCACCGGTGCGGAGGCGGAACTGGCCGCCGGCAGCGGTGACCATCGCGACGCGACCATTCTCTATATCGATATTCGGGGCTTCACGGCTTTGAGCGCGCGGCTGGAACCGCAACAGATCCTGCGGATTCTAGCGGACTACCAGGCACTGGTCGGTCCTGTCCTGCGGCGGCACCGCGGCAGTATCGACAAGTTTCTAGGCGACGGTGTGCTCGCCACGTTCGGCGCGGCGGTGCCGGATGCCGATCATGCCGCGAACGCCTTGCGGGCAATGCGGGACATGCTGAAGGCCACAAGGGATTGGACGCCCGATTCCGCGCTGCTGGCGCCCGGCGAGCTGCGGATTTGCATGGCGGCCGCAAGCGGACAGGTCGTCTTCGGTGCGGTAGGCGATGCAGAGCGGCTTGAATATACCGTGATCGGGGATGCGGTGAACCGGGCCGCTAAGCTTGAGAAACATACCAAGAGGCTTGGTGTACGTGCTGTCTGTGACCATGCGACGCGCGCGCTCGCCGGAACGGCGCCAGACCTCCCCGTACTTGTCACAAGTGGTGAGCACGCGGTCGAGGGCATTGATGGCGGGGTCGAGATTTTCGAGGTCAGGGAAGCCTGA